From the genome of Fundidesulfovibrio terrae:
AGGCCGTGCCCCGGTCATTCTTGACGCTTACGGGCCAGGCTCCGGCCACGGTCAGAACCGTGGCCTACTGCACGGGCTCGGGCGCGTCCTGCGCGGCCAAGGCGTTCGCCCTGGGGGCGGACGTGTTCTTAACCGGCGACGTGACCCATCACGCCGCCCTGGATATTCGTGGGCTCGGCCTGACCATCGACGCGGGGCATCGCGTCCTTGAGGAAGAGATGATGCGCCGCATGGCCGATCTCTTGTCCCCGAAGCTCGGCGCAAACGGAGTGTCCGTGCGCTTCTTCGAGAGCGCCGACCCCTTGCGGGCCGTGCTCAGGCCCTAGGACGATTTGCGCGGACGCCGCCCGTCCGCAAGGCATTTGTCGTTAAAGATCGCACCGGCCGGACCTCCCAGGCGGACGTACAGTCCGCCGCCTGTACGCACCGGACCGGCGCACACACCCGGAGAGGGCAATGTACCAGAGACAGATCGAACAGTTGGTGATGCTCCAGCAGGTTGACGGCGAAATCATCGCCCTTCGCTCCGAGCTGGAAAACGCTCCCATGGAAATCCAGGGCCTGGAAAAGAAGTTCCAGGACATGGAAGCCTCCAGGGACATCGTCAAGGAAAAGCTCGGCTACCTGACCGACCAGCTCAAGCGGCTCGAGAACGACATGGAGGAAGACCATGTCCGCCTCAAGAAGTCCAAGAGCAAGATGATGATGGTGGGCAACTCCAAGGAATACCACGCCATGGTGCGCGAGATGGACAGCCTGGAGAAGCTCAACCGCTCCCGCGACGAGGAAAAGGCTGCCTTCGCCGAGGAGCTCGAGCGCCAGACCACCGCCGACCAGGATATTTCCGGCCAGGTGGATACCGTGCGCGTTGAGCTCGAAGCCGCCCGCGCGGGCCTGGCCGACCGCATGAACGCCGCCCAGAAGCGCCTCGAGGTGCTCGGCGCCCTGCGCAAGGAAGCCTGCAAGGTGCTGCCGCCGCCGATCCTGTCGCGCTACGAATTCATCCGCTCCCGCCTGGCCAACCCGGTCATCGTGTCCGTGGACCAGGGCGTGTGCTCGGGCTGCAACATCTCCATTCCGCCCCAGGCGTACATCGAACTGCAGAAGGGCCAGCAGATCCTCTCCTGCCCCAACTGCCAGCGCCTGATCTACTGGATCCAGCACATCCCCGGAGCGGAAAAGCCCGCCGAGGAAACCGCCGCCGCGGGCTAGCCCGCCAAGTTGGCAGCCTTATATGTCGAGAGGGGAGCCGGACAGGCTGTCGCCGCGGGGAAACCCGGGGAGGAAAGTCCGGACTCCGCAGGGCAGGACGCTGGGTAACGCCCAGGAGGAGCGATCCTCGGAGAAGCGCCACAGAAAGCAGACCGCCGGCCGCACTCGTTGCGGCCGGTAAGGGTGAAACGGTGGAGTAAGAGCCCACCAGTTGCCGTGGTGACACGGCAAGCTAGGTATGCCCCGTCCGGAGCAAGACCAAATAGGGAAGCGCTTGAGGCCGGCCCGGCCGAAGCTTCCGGGTAGGTTGCTTGAGGCGGCGGGTAATCGCCGCCCTAGAGGAATGACAGCCCCCCACCCCCTCGGGGGCGGGTTACAGAATCCGGCTTATGGCCGGCTCCCCTCTCACTTTTCCGACCGGATCGGCATGGCGCTAGACCATGGCCTCCAGGTGGCGCGCCACCACCGCCCGGCTAACCGCCTCCGCGATGGCCTTCATCACCTTGTCCGCGCTCTGAGCCACGGACTCCTCGTAGGCGAAGACCGCCACCTCGGGGCTTTCCGGCGGCTCGTAGGGGGAGCTTATCCCTGTGAAATCATCAAGTTTCCCGGCAAGGGCTTGGGCGTAGATCCCCTTGACGTCCTTGGCCACAAGGGTGTCCAGGGGAGCCGCGCAGTGCACCTCCACGAAGTCGCCCAGCCTGCGCCGCACGGCACGCCGCGCCACGGCGTAGGGCGCGATGGCCGCCACCAGGCAGACCCGCCCGGCCAGGTTGTGCATGAGCGCCAGGTCGCCCAGGCGGTGGGTGTGCTCGATGCGGTCCTCGCGGGAAAATCCCAGGCTCCATTCGGGACGGGCGCGCAGCTCGTTGCCGTCCAGGCGTACCACCGGCAGCCCGTAGGCGCACAGCCGCTCCTCCACGACCAGCGAAACCGCTGTCTTGCCCGATCCGGAAAGCCCTGTGAACCAGACGGTGAAGCTCATGCTCTCATCCCACGGGACAAAGGGTGCTCTGGCCGACGCCGGCAACGATCACAGCGCATCCGGAAGATGGTTCCGGATGGGAGACTCGTTCAAGCCTACCAGCCCGGAGAATCTTTCTCAACCGTCGCAACCGGTTTCCAGGCACTGGCCCGTGACATCCGGGCGTGATTGGGGCATGTACCCGGCGTCGACCTGCTAACCCTCAAACCGTTCTGGAACACCATGATCGCCTGGACCATCCTCCTGGCCGCCGGCAGCGGATCGCGCATGAAGGCCGCCGGACTTTCCACGAAAAAACAGTTCATGGACGCGGGCGGCGAACCCGTGTTCTGGAAATCGGCCAAGGCGTTTTCGCGCGTGGCCGGGTTATCGGGCATGGTCTTCGCCCTGCCGCCGGATGAGAAGGAGTCCATGGAGGCCGTCGTGGCCGAGCTGGACGCCAAATCACCTCTAGGGCTTGAATGGGCCTGCGTGGCCGGTGGCGAGAGACGCCAGGACTCCCTGGAGAACGCCCTGGCCGCCCTGCCCCGCGACTGC
Proteins encoded in this window:
- a CDS encoding zinc ribbon domain-containing protein gives rise to the protein MYQRQIEQLVMLQQVDGEIIALRSELENAPMEIQGLEKKFQDMEASRDIVKEKLGYLTDQLKRLENDMEEDHVRLKKSKSKMMMVGNSKEYHAMVREMDSLEKLNRSRDEEKAAFAEELERQTTADQDISGQVDTVRVELEAARAGLADRMNAAQKRLEVLGALRKEACKVLPPPILSRYEFIRSRLANPVIVSVDQGVCSGCNISIPPQAYIELQKGQQILSCPNCQRLIYWIQHIPGAEKPAEETAAAG
- the cysC gene encoding adenylyl-sulfate kinase; amino-acid sequence: MSFTVWFTGLSGSGKTAVSLVVEERLCAYGLPVVRLDGNELRARPEWSLGFSREDRIEHTHRLGDLALMHNLAGRVCLVAAIAPYAVARRAVRRRLGDFVEVHCAAPLDTLVAKDVKGIYAQALAGKLDDFTGISSPYEPPESPEVAVFAYEESVAQSADKVMKAIAEAVSRAVVARHLEAMV